A genome region from Bacteroides stercoris ATCC 43183 includes the following:
- a CDS encoding helix-turn-helix domain-containing protein, translating into MNRIKDVLSEKEIKQTWLAEKLGKSFKIVNAYACNQKQPSLETLFQIAEILQFNPKDLIDTKDRK; encoded by the coding sequence ATGAATAGAATCAAAGATGTTCTTAGCGAAAAAGAAATCAAACAAACGTGGCTTGCTGAAAAATTAGGCAAAAGCTTCAAGATTGTGAATGCTTATGCTTGCAACCAAAAGCAGCCAAGTTTGGAGACGCTTTTTCAGATTGCGGAGATTTTACAATTCAATCCAAAAGATTTAATCGACACCAAAGATAGGAAATAA
- a CDS encoding DUF5712 family protein has translation MHIDFAPPSNGTYNNSGSCRQLANYMEHEDLERMEKGIYTEGFFNLTDDNIYKSKVIKNIDSNIGQLLKTDAKFYAIHVSPSEKELRLMGNTEQEQAEAMKRYIRKVVIPEYAKNFNKGLSAEDIKFYGKIHFSRDRSDNELNMHCHLIVSRKDQTNKKKLSPLTNHKNTTKGTVKGGFDRKNLFQQLEQGFDKLFSYQRQLTETFEYCNTMKNGSISEQLKMQERQINETKVQPANQLNVGTAIQPDIPTLQQSENKQSNINMPDLGLSSVLGLFTPDVANKEDEKAPMKRKKKKPKRGFRQ, from the coding sequence ATGCACATAGATTTTGCCCCGCCATCAAACGGAACATATAATAATTCAGGAAGTTGCCGACAGCTAGCAAATTATATGGAACATGAGGATTTAGAACGAATGGAAAAAGGCATCTATACCGAAGGCTTTTTCAATCTGACTGATGACAATATCTATAAATCAAAGGTTATAAAAAATATAGACAGTAATATCGGTCAGCTATTAAAAACGGATGCCAAGTTTTATGCTATCCATGTAAGCCCATCGGAAAAGGAACTTCGGCTAATGGGAAATACCGAGCAGGAACAAGCCGAAGCTATGAAACGGTATATCCGGAAAGTGGTTATTCCGGAATATGCGAAGAACTTCAACAAAGGATTATCGGCGGAGGATATTAAGTTTTATGGGAAGATACATTTTAGTCGGGACAGGTCGGACAATGAGCTGAATATGCACTGTCACTTGATTGTCAGCCGGAAAGACCAGACTAACAAAAAGAAACTATCTCCGCTTACCAACCATAAGAACACCACGAAAGGGACAGTTAAGGGAGGTTTTGACAGAAAGAACCTGTTCCAACAACTAGAGCAAGGATTTGATAAACTATTCAGCTACCAACGCCAACTAACTGAAACCTTTGAATACTGCAACACGATGAAGAACGGCAGTATCTCCGAGCAACTTAAAATGCAGGAACGGCAAATTAATGAGACGAAAGTACAGCCAGCTAATCAGCTAAATGTTGGGACAGCGATACAGCCGGACATACCAACATTGCAACAGTCGGAAAATAAACAATCTAATATTAATATGCCAGATTTAGGCCTATCCTCTGTTTTGGGTTTGTTTACTCCTGATGTAGCCAACAAAGAGGATGAGAAAGCTCCCATGAAAAGAAAAAAGAAGAAACCCAAACGGGGATTCAGGCAGTAG
- a CDS encoding Eco57I restriction-modification methylase domain-containing protein produces MGLLKPNQALNKAYRQVAIETTDFDLFKNALRTLRDNIVDGQREHTQKEHLRNFLSETFYKPYYMAPEEDIDLAIRLDKTIKSNIGLLIEVKSTTNKGEMISNDNLNRKALQELLLYYLKERVNKKNNDIKYLIATNIHEFFIFDAHEFERKFYHNKQLRREFQDFVDGRKTSNKTDFFYTEIATTYIEEVKDSLEYTYFNLQDYQHLLDRTDGSASRKLIELYKIFSDTHLLKLSFQNDSNSLNRGFYTELLHIIGIEERKENNKTVIVRKAVERRDEASLLENTINQLDAEDCLRHINGSLYGNDYEERLFNVAMELCITWMNRILFLKLLEAQMLKYHNGDAIYKFLSITKIHDYDDLNTLFFQVLARDMSSRTHSIMRDFAYVPYLNSSLFEVTDLESKTIKINSLSQRTVLPVLASSVLRNKKRNLQVNALPTLQYLFAFLDAYNFANEGSEEVQEEAKTLINASVLGLIFEKINGHKDGSVFTPGFITMFMCREAITKTVLQKFNGYYGWNCTTRIDLYNHIYNIVEANELINSLRLCDPAVGSGHFLVSALNELILLKYELGILVDATGKRVRKADYQLAIENDELIVTDAEGNLFAYNPLNAESRRMQETLFKEKRQIIENCLFGVDINPNSVKICRLRLWIELLKNAYYTAESNYTYLETLPNIDINIKCGNSLLHRFALTDSIQTVLRESSISISQYKEAVAKYKNAQSKSEKQDLETFITEIKSKLKTEINRRDARLVRLNKRRSELANLQAPQLFEPTKKEKKASDKRIADLKKEIATLENIFEEIRSNKIYLGAFEWRIEFPEVLDAEGNFLGFDCIIGNPPYIQLQSMGKSADVLECMGYITYARTGDIYCLFYELGMNLLTPNGFLCYITSNKWMRAGYGEALRGYFASKTNPIMLVDFAGIKIFDAITVEANILLSQKAANIFNTQACLVQDANGLNNLSDFVQQEHTICDFSDSNSWVILSPIEQCIRHKIESIGTPLKDWDINIYRGVLTGYNDAFIISTEKRNEILANCQTEGERQKTAELIRPILRGRDIKRYGYDWAGQWLIYIPWHFPYQFDESITGASEKAEKAFKEQYPAVYNHMLEYKEPLSKRNKAETGIRYEWYAMQRWGAKYWEDFSKPKIVWKIIGNQMAFAYDANNYVMNNACYIMTGDHLDYLLAVLNSQAITWYSYVTNMNKTGVGDVQVGGQNIATFPIPFYDANKIELIELAELANSIINKNINLPFIDSKIEGLVSMIYGFTSEETNFLHSFVSSLRKSI; encoded by the coding sequence ATGGGACTACTCAAACCGAATCAAGCTCTGAACAAAGCATATAGACAGGTTGCGATTGAAACAACAGATTTTGACTTATTCAAAAATGCCCTTCGCACATTGAGAGACAATATTGTGGATGGGCAAAGAGAACACACGCAAAAAGAACATTTACGTAATTTTCTGAGTGAAACGTTCTACAAGCCATACTACATGGCTCCCGAAGAAGATATTGATTTGGCTATCCGATTGGATAAAACTATCAAGTCCAATATAGGGTTATTGATTGAAGTAAAGAGTACCACCAACAAAGGTGAGATGATTTCTAATGACAATCTTAATCGTAAGGCTTTGCAGGAATTATTGCTATACTATCTTAAAGAACGTGTCAATAAGAAGAACAATGATATTAAATATCTCATCGCTACTAATATTCATGAATTCTTTATTTTTGATGCCCATGAGTTTGAACGCAAATTCTATCACAACAAACAATTACGTCGTGAGTTTCAAGACTTTGTGGATGGACGCAAAACTAGTAACAAAACCGATTTCTTCTATACTGAAATTGCAACAACCTATATTGAGGAGGTGAAAGATAGCCTTGAATACACTTACTTTAACTTACAAGACTATCAACACCTACTTGATAGAACAGACGGTAGCGCTTCACGCAAACTTATCGAACTTTATAAGATATTCAGCGATACACATCTTTTGAAGCTATCGTTCCAAAATGACAGCAATTCGCTCAACCGTGGATTCTACACTGAGCTGCTACACATTATTGGTATTGAGGAACGCAAAGAGAATAATAAAACCGTGATTGTACGCAAAGCTGTGGAACGGCGTGACGAGGCTTCATTACTAGAGAATACTATTAACCAACTGGATGCAGAAGATTGTTTGCGTCACATAAATGGTAGTTTGTATGGGAATGATTATGAGGAACGGTTATTCAATGTTGCAATGGAATTGTGTATTACTTGGATGAATCGCATCCTTTTCTTGAAACTGTTGGAGGCTCAGATGTTGAAATACCACAATGGAGATGCAATCTATAAATTTCTTTCAATAACTAAGATTCATGACTATGATGATCTCAACACACTCTTTTTCCAAGTGCTTGCACGTGACATGAGCAGCCGCACACACTCCATTATGCGTGATTTTGCTTACGTTCCCTATCTTAACAGTTCTCTTTTCGAGGTGACAGATTTGGAAAGTAAAACAATTAAGATAAACAGCCTTTCACAACGTACGGTACTTCCAGTTTTGGCGAGTAGCGTATTACGGAATAAAAAACGCAATCTACAAGTCAACGCATTACCCACCCTGCAATATTTGTTTGCTTTTCTCGATGCTTATAACTTTGCGAACGAAGGCAGTGAAGAAGTGCAAGAAGAGGCTAAAACACTCATCAATGCTTCTGTTTTAGGGCTTATATTCGAGAAAATAAATGGTCACAAGGATGGTTCGGTATTCACTCCAGGCTTTATCACTATGTTCATGTGCCGTGAAGCAATCACCAAGACCGTGTTGCAAAAGTTTAATGGTTATTATGGCTGGAATTGTACCACCCGTATAGATCTATACAACCATATCTACAATATAGTCGAAGCTAATGAACTAATTAACAGTTTGCGGCTGTGTGATCCAGCTGTTGGTTCGGGTCACTTTCTTGTGTCTGCTCTCAATGAACTGATACTCTTGAAATATGAATTGGGTATTTTGGTAGATGCTACCGGTAAGCGTGTCCGCAAAGCGGACTATCAACTTGCCATTGAAAATGACGAGCTGATTGTGACCGATGCCGAAGGTAATTTATTTGCTTACAACCCACTCAATGCGGAAAGTCGGCGCATGCAGGAAACTCTTTTCAAGGAGAAGCGTCAAATTATTGAGAACTGTTTATTTGGCGTTGATATTAACCCCAATTCTGTGAAGATTTGCCGCCTACGACTGTGGATTGAATTGTTGAAGAATGCTTACTATACGGCTGAAAGTAATTACACTTATTTAGAAACCTTACCAAATATCGACATTAACATCAAATGTGGAAATTCTTTGCTTCACCGATTCGCTTTGACAGACAGTATTCAGACCGTACTGCGAGAGTCTAGTATCAGCATCAGCCAATATAAGGAAGCTGTAGCTAAATATAAAAATGCCCAAAGTAAAAGCGAAAAGCAGGATTTGGAAACGTTTATAACAGAAATCAAGTCGAAATTGAAAACAGAGATCAACCGCCGGGATGCACGATTGGTTAGATTGAACAAACGCCGCTCTGAGTTGGCAAACTTACAAGCGCCTCAACTGTTTGAACCGACAAAAAAGGAAAAGAAAGCGTCGGACAAGCGCATTGCCGATTTAAAGAAAGAAATTGCGACATTAGAAAATATATTTGAGGAAATACGCTCCAACAAAATTTATCTTGGTGCATTCGAATGGCGTATAGAATTTCCAGAAGTACTCGATGCCGAAGGCAACTTCTTGGGATTTGACTGTATCATTGGCAATCCACCTTACATTCAGTTACAATCTATGGGTAAGAGTGCCGATGTATTAGAATGCATGGGCTACATAACTTATGCACGCACTGGTGATATTTACTGCCTCTTCTATGAGTTGGGTATGAACCTGCTTACTCCCAATGGTTTTCTTTGCTATATCACGTCTAATAAATGGATGCGTGCAGGGTATGGTGAAGCCTTGCGAGGTTATTTCGCAAGCAAGACCAATCCTATTATGTTGGTAGATTTTGCAGGCATAAAAATATTCGATGCAATAACAGTAGAAGCAAATATTCTTTTATCTCAAAAAGCAGCAAATATTTTTAACACACAAGCTTGTTTGGTACAAGATGCGAATGGCTTGAATAATTTGAGCGATTTCGTGCAGCAAGAGCATACCATTTGCGATTTCTCCGATAGTAACAGCTGGGTAATATTGTCGCCAATTGAACAATGTATCAGGCATAAGATTGAATCTATTGGTACACCACTCAAAGATTGGGATATAAACATTTATCGTGGAGTCCTTACTGGGTATAACGATGCGTTTATCATATCTACCGAAAAGCGTAATGAGATATTGGCGAATTGCCAGACAGAAGGCGAGCGTCAAAAAACGGCTGAACTTATACGACCGATTCTTCGTGGCAGAGATATAAAGAGGTATGGATATGACTGGGCAGGGCAATGGCTAATATATATCCCTTGGCATTTCCCATACCAATTTGATGAATCTATAACTGGTGCTTCTGAAAAGGCAGAAAAAGCGTTTAAAGAACAATATCCTGCTGTATATAACCATATGTTGGAATATAAAGAACCACTTTCTAAACGAAACAAAGCAGAGACAGGAATTCGATATGAGTGGTATGCTATGCAACGTTGGGGGGCCAAGTATTGGGAGGATTTTTCTAAGCCAAAAATTGTATGGAAAATAATCGGAAATCAAATGGCTTTTGCATATGATGCCAACAATTATGTAATGAACAATGCCTGTT